The proteins below are encoded in one region of Candidatus Moraniibacteriota bacterium:
- a CDS encoding ATPase, T2SS/T4P/T4SS family: protein MRIENKDLEKFLIDSNILSKEVVEENVLEAQKEKKNLGILLLEKKLVEEAELQKMYAYILGIPFVDLTKETISMEVLQIVPELIAKKYNIVSFEKNGANLKIAMLNPEDLQTIDFIRKKTGLKIVPCLTTRESIQGVLRQYEKSLKAEFGDMLTGDITAEGESREDENLEQVAAGLPIIRIVDTLLKHAILESASDIHIEPDEKEVHVRYRIDGVLHDAMTLPKDVAGGIVARIKVLANLKLDEHRLPQDGRFKIQNDEYKISFRVSMLPVFDGEKIVMRLLDESSKGLTLEKMGLAGTALEAVHREIGKPNGMILVTGPTGSGKTTTLYTVMDILNRPEVNISTVEDPVEYRMPRVNQTQINPKVGMTFAAALRSLLRQDPDIIMVGEIRDQETLEIAMHAAMTGHLVLSTLHTNSAAATLPRMIDMGAEPFLIASTVNVIIAQRLIRRLCVECRKPYTLDPKEIDSLSKSYNIENIFTFLKNDPVGKKFVEKAKNWNEITFYKATGCEQCGGEGYHGRNGVYEVLAMDTTIRKLITQSATTEELEAEAKKAGMTTMVEDGFLKMVQGITSLEEVMLATKE, encoded by the coding sequence ATGCGTATAGAAAATAAAGACCTGGAAAAATTCTTAATTGATTCGAATATTCTTTCGAAAGAAGTTGTCGAAGAGAATGTGCTCGAGGCACAAAAAGAGAAGAAAAATCTCGGGATATTGCTTCTTGAAAAAAAATTAGTCGAGGAGGCAGAACTTCAGAAAATGTACGCGTATATTCTCGGAATCCCGTTTGTAGATCTGACCAAGGAAACTATTTCGATGGAAGTATTGCAGATCGTTCCAGAACTTATTGCCAAAAAATACAATATCGTTTCTTTTGAGAAAAATGGTGCCAATCTGAAAATTGCGATGCTCAATCCTGAAGATCTGCAAACGATTGATTTTATTCGCAAAAAAACAGGACTCAAAATAGTGCCATGCCTGACAACCCGAGAGAGTATTCAAGGAGTGCTTCGTCAGTATGAGAAGAGTCTCAAGGCAGAATTTGGTGACATGTTGACGGGAGATATCACGGCTGAGGGTGAGAGTAGAGAGGATGAGAATCTCGAACAAGTCGCTGCAGGGTTACCTATTATTCGTATTGTCGACACGCTTCTCAAACATGCTATTCTCGAATCTGCCAGTGATATCCATATCGAACCAGATGAGAAGGAAGTTCACGTGCGCTATCGTATTGATGGAGTGCTCCATGATGCTATGACACTTCCGAAGGATGTTGCTGGAGGTATCGTCGCTCGTATCAAGGTGCTCGCGAACCTGAAACTCGATGAACATAGATTGCCACAAGATGGTCGTTTCAAGATTCAGAATGATGAATATAAGATATCGTTTCGTGTGAGTATGCTCCCGGTGTTTGATGGTGAGAAAATCGTAATGCGTCTCTTAGATGAATCTTCCAAGGGTCTTACGCTTGAGAAAATGGGACTTGCAGGAACGGCACTTGAGGCAGTTCATCGCGAAATCGGCAAGCCAAACGGTATGATTCTTGTGACAGGACCGACGGGTTCAGGGAAAACGACGACACTCTATACGGTGATGGACATTCTGAACAGACCGGAAGTAAACATCAGTACCGTGGAAGATCCAGTAGAGTATCGTATGCCGAGAGTGAATCAGACTCAGATCAATCCGAAGGTCGGTATGACTTTTGCAGCAGCTCTTCGTTCGCTTCTCCGTCAGGATCCAGATATCATTATGGTGGGTGAAATCCGTGATCAAGAGACGCTCGAGATTGCGATGCATGCAGCTATGACAGGACATCTTGTACTTTCGACCCTTCATACCAACAGTGCTGCTGCGACACTTCCTCGTATGATTGATATGGGTGCTGAGCCATTCCTCATTGCATCGACTGTCAATGTCATTATTGCTCAACGTCTCATCCGTCGTCTCTGCGTCGAATGTCGCAAACCGTATACACTTGATCCAAAAGAAATTGATTCTCTTTCCAAATCATACAATATCGAAAATATTTTCACATTTCTCAAGAATGATCCTGTAGGAAAGAAATTTGTTGAGAAGGCAAAAAATTGGAACGAGATCACTTTTTATAAAGCTACTGGTTGTGAGCAATGTGGTGGTGAAGGTTATCATGGACGAAATGGTGTCTATGAAGTGCTTGCAATGGATACAACGATCCGTAAACTCATCACACAATCTGCAACGACCGAAGAACTCGAAGCGGAAGCAAAAAAAGCTGGTATGACGACGATGGTAGAGGACGGCTTTCTCAAAATGGTGCAGGGGATTACATCACTCGAAGAAGTGATGCTCGCAACAAAGGAATAG
- a CDS encoding RelA/SpoT family protein: MPTPITLNDIFRSAARPLSSTDQKAITEAYQFAENAHRGQKRKSGADYIVHCLHVAKTLTEIGMDTTTIIASLLHDVPEDTPITLSEIEKKFGKEVTYLIDGITKLGKIKLRGTKEEYHLENLRKMFLAMAQDIRVVIIKLADRLHNMRTLEYLPPEKQERIARETMEVYAPIANRLGIGEIKGELEDLCFKHLEPEHYAETKKIEETYLNKGTEYMNRVLKLFGEVLEKEKIQTLNISGRTKHPYRLYQKLKRHDMDVTHIYDFIAIRIVVQTIADCYEVLGIIHREYRPMVGRIKDYISLPKPNGYQSLHTTVFGPDGRILEIQIRTQKMHDESEYGIAAHWMYTEKAKTHWKDLFFPKKTDPATLPRELTWVKQLKEWQKEIGRDDKEFAEGLRIEFFKNHIFAFTPQGDIIELPEEATPIDFAYAIHSEIGNRTIGAKADRKMVPLDYHIQNGQVIEILTTKEKKKPSRDWLNFVKTSTAKSRIRQEHHNNEFKPEK, encoded by the coding sequence ATGCCCACTCCCATCACTCTCAACGATATATTCCGATCTGCTGCTCGCCCTCTCTCGAGTACTGACCAGAAAGCTATCACTGAAGCATACCAATTTGCAGAAAATGCCCACCGAGGACAGAAGAGGAAATCAGGAGCTGACTATATCGTCCATTGTCTCCATGTTGCCAAGACACTCACTGAAATTGGTATGGATACGACGACGATCATCGCATCTCTCCTCCATGATGTCCCAGAAGATACTCCGATAACTTTGTCAGAAATCGAAAAAAAATTCGGAAAGGAAGTGACTTATCTCATCGATGGCATCACCAAGCTCGGAAAAATAAAGCTTCGTGGAACAAAAGAAGAATATCATCTCGAGAACCTCCGAAAGATGTTTCTTGCCATGGCTCAGGATATTCGTGTCGTCATTATCAAACTCGCAGACCGTCTCCATAATATGCGAACACTTGAATATCTCCCTCCAGAGAAACAAGAACGTATCGCACGAGAGACAATGGAAGTCTACGCCCCTATCGCCAACCGTCTTGGTATCGGAGAAATAAAAGGTGAACTCGAAGACCTCTGTTTCAAACACCTCGAGCCAGAACATTATGCCGAAACAAAAAAAATAGAAGAGACCTATCTCAACAAAGGTACAGAATATATGAATCGTGTACTCAAACTTTTTGGTGAAGTACTCGAGAAGGAAAAGATACAGACACTCAACATAAGCGGGCGTACAAAACACCCATACAGGCTCTATCAGAAACTCAAGCGTCATGATATGGACGTCACTCATATCTATGATTTCATCGCTATCCGAATAGTCGTTCAGACGATTGCTGATTGCTATGAAGTGCTCGGTATCATCCATCGTGAGTATCGTCCGATGGTCGGTCGTATCAAAGACTATATCTCTCTTCCAAAACCCAATGGCTACCAATCACTCCACACGACTGTCTTTGGTCCGGATGGGCGAATCCTCGAGATCCAAATTCGTACACAAAAAATGCACGATGAATCCGAATATGGTATCGCTGCTCACTGGATGTATACTGAAAAAGCAAAAACTCATTGGAAGGATCTCTTTTTTCCCAAGAAAACAGATCCAGCAACCCTTCCTCGAGAGCTCACATGGGTCAAACAGCTCAAAGAATGGCAGAAAGAAATCGGACGTGATGACAAAGAATTTGCTGAGGGACTCCGTATCGAATTTTTCAAAAATCACATTTTTGCGTTCACTCCACAAGGGGATATTATCGAGCTTCCCGAAGAAGCTACGCCCATTGATTTTGCTTATGCTATCCATAGTGAGATAGGAAACAGAACTATCGGTGCCAAAGCAGACAGGAAAATGGTTCCTCTCGATTATCATATCCAGAATGGTCAAGTGATAGAAATCCTCACTACCAAAGAAAAGAAAAAGCCAAGTCGCGACTGGCTCAACTTTGTAAAGACATCCACTGCCAAATCACGTATTCGTCAAGAACATCATAATAACGAATTCAAGCCCGAGAAGTGA
- a CDS encoding Fur family transcriptional regulator encodes MGKYTEEIYRILEENHLRLTQTRKVLLDILFLEEDPLSATHILGKMSERECDVNKTTVYRALEQFEERGIVRGVQLGDRTKYYELASRDHHHHLVCVQCECVEDIDMDETTLSEEEKKVGQERGFAILRHSLEFFGICRNCHTSPSK; translated from the coding sequence ATGGGAAAATATACAGAAGAAATATATCGAATACTTGAGGAGAATCATCTCCGCCTGACTCAGACGAGGAAGGTGTTGCTTGATATTCTTTTTTTAGAGGAAGATCCTCTTTCTGCTACTCATATTCTCGGAAAAATGTCAGAGCGAGAGTGTGATGTGAACAAAACGACCGTCTATCGAGCGCTCGAACAATTTGAAGAGAGAGGTATAGTGAGGGGAGTGCAACTCGGAGATCGTACAAAATACTACGAACTTGCTTCTCGTGATCATCATCACCATCTCGTCTGTGTGCAGTGTGAGTGTGTCGAGGATATCGATATGGACGAGACGACACTTTCGGAGGAAGAGAAGAAAGTGGGTCAGGAGAGGGGATTCGCTATTCTGAGGCATTCTCTCGAATTCTTTGGAATATGCAGAAACTGTCATACATCACCAAGTAAGTAA
- a CDS encoding zinc ABC transporter substrate-binding protein: MNMQKKIFFIILIITLIGGGIFGLTRMKSKIETSEKKIQVVTTLFPLYDFVRVIGQERVDVSLLLPPGVEAHSFEPRPSDIVKINTSDLFVYTGKFMEPWAEDIINGVTNKKVQFVNTGNGIELLKLTEGMPDEAHGIDPHIWLDFDNNKMMIDSIVQALVARDPANVSFYEKNATDYKKKLEELDSQYKTSSTTCENRMIVYGGHYAFGYLAKRYHLEYLAAQGLAPDAEPTANDLVKLVKQVKQNNIKYVFYEEMTTPEIAETIANETDAKMLLLNAAHNVSREDIENNISFLSMMTENLTNLKTGLGCSE; encoded by the coding sequence ATGAATATGCAGAAAAAAATATTTTTCATTATCTTGATTATAACTCTTATTGGCGGTGGAATTTTTGGTCTCACACGAATGAAATCGAAAATAGAAACAAGTGAGAAAAAAATACAGGTAGTAACAACACTTTTCCCTCTGTATGACTTTGTCAGAGTGATAGGGCAAGAGAGAGTAGATGTGTCGCTCCTCCTTCCTCCAGGAGTGGAAGCTCATTCTTTCGAACCTAGACCAAGTGATATTGTGAAGATCAATACATCTGACCTTTTTGTGTACACTGGAAAATTTATGGAACCGTGGGCAGAAGACATCATCAATGGTGTCACAAATAAAAAGGTACAATTCGTCAATACTGGGAATGGTATAGAGCTTCTCAAACTTACCGAGGGTATGCCCGATGAGGCTCATGGAATCGATCCTCATATCTGGCTTGATTTTGATAACAACAAAATGATGATTGACAGTATAGTACAGGCACTCGTAGCAAGAGATCCTGCGAATGTGTCGTTCTATGAAAAAAATGCTACCGACTACAAAAAGAAATTAGAAGAGTTGGATAGCCAATACAAAACATCATCGACAACATGTGAAAACAGAATGATTGTATACGGAGGACACTATGCTTTTGGATATTTGGCCAAGAGATATCATCTGGAATACCTCGCCGCCCAGGGTCTCGCACCAGATGCTGAACCTACTGCGAATGATCTGGTGAAATTGGTCAAACAGGTCAAACAAAATAATATCAAGTATGTTTTCTATGAAGAGATGACCACTCCAGAAATTGCTGAAACCATTGCCAATGAGACAGACGCGAAAATGCTTCTTCTGAATGCCGCGCATAATGTGAGTAGAGAAGACATTGAAAACAATATTTCTTTCCTTTCAATGATGACAGAAAATTTAACCAATCTAAAAACTGGTCTTGGTTGTAGTGAATAA
- a CDS encoding metal ABC transporter ATP-binding protein, translating to METIIETKNLSVNYGQTEVLKDISFAVEQGDFIGLAGPNGAGKTTLVKALLGLLPISKGEIELFGKTKENFDEWGKIGYLPQKFSTMNALFPATVAEVVMLGLLSQKKFPKKITTKDHEKVDKILQELGVSNLKKRMLSELSGGQQQKVFLARALVPDPKVLIFDEPSTALDPESRESFFQLIQKLNKQNGITIILITHDTGYIGQYTNKLLYIDKSVIYFGKFSDFCISEKMNSYFGKYEQHIICHQHD from the coding sequence ATGGAAACAATCATTGAAACAAAAAACCTTTCCGTGAATTACGGACAGACAGAAGTATTGAAAGATATTTCTTTTGCCGTTGAACAAGGTGATTTTATAGGGCTTGCCGGACCCAATGGCGCAGGGAAAACAACGCTTGTAAAAGCTCTCCTCGGGTTGTTGCCCATTTCCAAAGGAGAAATTGAACTCTTCGGAAAGACAAAAGAAAACTTTGATGAGTGGGGGAAAATTGGGTATCTCCCTCAGAAATTCTCTACCATGAATGCACTTTTTCCTGCCACCGTTGCTGAGGTAGTGATGCTTGGTCTTCTATCACAAAAGAAATTTCCCAAAAAGATAACGACAAAGGATCACGAAAAAGTTGATAAGATTTTGCAAGAACTCGGCGTGAGCAATCTGAAAAAAAGAATGCTTTCAGAACTTTCTGGTGGACAACAGCAAAAAGTGTTTTTGGCGCGTGCTTTGGTTCCAGATCCGAAAGTTCTTATTTTTGATGAGCCGTCGACCGCTCTCGATCCCGAATCCAGGGAATCATTTTTTCAACTGATACAAAAACTCAATAAACAAAATGGTATTACTATTATTCTCATCACCCACGACACGGGTTATATCGGGCAATACACCAATAAACTCCTTTATATTGATAAAAGCGTTATTTATTTTGGTAAATTTTCCGATTTTTGTATTTCCGAAAAAATGAATTCTTATTTTGGAAAATATGAACAACATATAATTTGCCATCAGCACGACTAA
- a CDS encoding metal ABC transporter permease, whose protein sequence is MEILTFLQYTFIQKAFFAGSFVAIVCSALGLFLVLRKMSLIGDGLSHVSFGAIALGLFLGIYPFYIAVPIVMIASLFILKISEKARVYGDAAIGIVSAVGIASGVILASVSKGFSVDLFSYLFGNILAISTIEVVLSVMLSFVVLAVIYFFYWDLFSATFDEEYAKTTGIKTNFIHTLLTLLTAVTVVLSVKMVGIMLVSALLILPAVTSLQCAKGFKGAMIIAGFVSLFSVLFGITFSFFLDFPTGATIVMMNVFFFVLALIYKRLE, encoded by the coding sequence ATGGAAATACTCACTTTTTTACAGTACACGTTCATTCAAAAAGCATTTTTCGCTGGCTCATTCGTGGCGATTGTTTGTTCAGCGCTTGGTCTGTTTCTTGTGTTGCGAAAAATGTCACTCATTGGCGACGGACTTTCTCATGTCAGTTTTGGTGCTATTGCACTCGGTTTATTCCTGGGAATATATCCTTTCTATATTGCTGTTCCGATCGTGATGATTGCGTCTCTCTTTATCTTGAAAATTAGCGAAAAAGCTAGAGTATATGGCGACGCTGCAATTGGTATTGTTTCAGCTGTTGGGATTGCTTCGGGTGTTATTCTTGCGAGTGTTTCCAAGGGATTCAGTGTTGATCTTTTCAGTTATCTTTTCGGAAACATCTTAGCTATTAGCACTATCGAAGTTGTTTTGTCGGTTATGCTTTCCTTTGTGGTTTTAGCAGTGATATATTTTTTCTATTGGGACTTGTTCTCCGCAACTTTTGATGAAGAATACGCCAAGACGACTGGTATAAAAACGAACTTTATTCATACACTTTTGACATTACTCACCGCTGTGACAGTAGTTCTGTCTGTCAAAATGGTTGGAATTATGCTTGTCTCCGCACTTCTTATTCTCCCTGCTGTTACATCTCTGCAGTGTGCCAAAGGTTTCAAGGGAGCGATGATCATTGCTGGTTTTGTTTCACTTTTTTCGGTGCTATTTGGGATAACCTTTTCTTTTTTCCTTGATTTTCCGACGGGAGCGACAATCGTGATGATGAATGTTTTCTTTTTCGTGCTTGCACTGATATACAAACGTTTGGAATAA